The segment GGACCAGCACGCCGCGGCGGTGGCCGGTGCCACGCATATTCTGGTGACCCACGCCCATTTTGACCATATCGCCGATGTGGTCGCGATCTCGAAAGACACAGGCGCGCCCGTGTCGGGCATGTATGAGCTGGCGCAATTCCTGACGGCCCAAGGGGCGGTCGAAGGACAGGCGTTTAACATGGGCGGCACGATTGCAATCGGCGATACGGTGACGGCCAGCATGGTCCCCGCCTCGCATTCCTCCACCGCTGATATCGGCGACACGCGCCGCTACATGGGGAGCGAGGCCGGTTTTATCCTGCGCGGCGCAGGGCATACCGTCTATATCTCGGGTGACACCGGCATCATGGCCGACATGGACTGGATCGGGGATTTCTACAAACCCGACATCGGCATCCTGTCAGCGGGCGGGCATTTCACCATGGGCATGGCCGAAGCCGCCTATGCCGCGAAACGCTATTTCAACTTCAAGACCGTGATCCCCTGCCACTACCGCACCATGCCAATGCTGGAACAATCCGCCAAGGTGCTGGCCGACGGCCTGCCCGGTGTTGATGTTGTCGAACCCGAAGTCCTGCAAGCGATCGAGGTTTAACCGCCTCTTTTCCCTGCAAAAAACGC is part of the Sulfitobacter geojensis genome and harbors:
- a CDS encoding metal-dependent hydrolase, which codes for MKIIWLGHGSFRFEIEDQVVLVDPWLTGNPMMTEDQHAAAVAGATHILVTHAHFDHIADVVAISKDTGAPVSGMYELAQFLTAQGAVEGQAFNMGGTIAIGDTVTASMVPASHSSTADIGDTRRYMGSEAGFILRGAGHTVYISGDTGIMADMDWIGDFYKPDIGILSAGGHFTMGMAEAAYAAKRYFNFKTVIPCHYRTMPMLEQSAKVLADGLPGVDVVEPEVLQAIEV